The Plectropomus leopardus isolate mb chromosome 14, YSFRI_Pleo_2.0, whole genome shotgun sequence DNA window TTTTGTAGAAGTCCGAAAAGAATGTCCTGAGAGTAGCCTCCATTTGTGCCGTCATCTTTTTTACACTTCCACTTTAACTGGAATGAGAAAGGAGACAGAAAGGAGAGACCTATATTAGTCATGAGGACCTTTGAAATTTAAGGAGCACATGATGATGTCCAATCATTAGAGAACAATTGATTAAACTCAGCTGATGGGGTGACACAGTGTGCCAGGTAGGCTTGGCTATGATAACATGCAGATTACCATAACCATCAACATAGACTGGAGTTACGGAGAGACATTGTTAAACTCTTGGAACAAATTTCAAGCACCACCTGTGAGACCTGCAGTCAATTTCCATTCATACCAAGAGTGCTGGGCAGCTAAAGTGGGTGAAAATGAACATGCGAAGCCCTGGACCACAGAATACATGGTGACTCACCTGCTTAACTCAAACTCCACAGAATAAAGGAAAACACCAGACCCATTAAAGACTAAGTAATCCAAAGCAAGTCGCCTAATACTCTGACATAGGCAAAAAGATGTGCTATGCTTATGTTTGAACTGTGTCTAAAGCATTTTCTTGTGTAACAGTATTTCTATGTCTTTACATAAGTCTTAATGCTTGCCATACTGCACAGTGTAAATGCTGTTTTAGATAttaccaaaaaacattttctgcataAGAGCTGAACAGCTCCAAAGAACATCTTCCacaaaaaagatcatttatcacatttttcacTTGCTTTGAGTCCTGTTGCTAAATACTGATTCTTGTTCCCGTACTCTGAAAAAAGATATTGTGCAACTTCTCATATCCATGTTCAAAGAACAGCAGAGTCCAGCCAATATCACACTAACTGCTTAAAGTAGAATTATAAATGGCAAGCACTAAGTGTTGACTCAGCTCCAGCATTCTGCTCCCTGTCAAAGAAACAGGATTTCTGGGAATTTCCATGTCTACACAGCCTCTTTTACCAACAATTACGGTCAAAAATGTACATTCTCCTTCCAAGAGCAGTCTCCTGCACCCGCTGATAACCTTCTTACCCATTAATCTTCAAATAAGATGTTAAAGTATTTGCATGATGTGATGTCTGCGGTTTTAGCCCACAACACTCTCGTGCTCCTAGTTTGAACAAATATaaggaaaggaaaaatattaGTGGAACCAGACCAACTGGCTCTTTCTGTATTGATGCTTCGCTAAAACTAGATTTCAGAATATCTTCGAGGAATAAAGTCTAGAATGAAAGTAAAATCTCAAAGAACTATCGAAATTTTTACTATCACtgaactttgtttaaaaagtaaagtgtgtaagatttaaggggatttagtggtgtctcatggtgaggactgcagattgcaaccagctgaaacttctcccagttagaattccctCACTGTTCAGGAGGTTGTTactgattatacactaaagaaagcaTACTTATAATTGTAtgttcaatttctgccaatatatttcCCTAAATCCAACACATAGGACCGTGAAGGAATAACTGATGTCAGATTTATTGCAACAGTCCACATCACAGTCAATAATTGTGCTGGCCATCAGCTGTCTAATAGTCCCAGAGATTTGTTTATTGTGGAAAAATCAGGTTAAATCTTGAATAAAGGGGCTTTTTTAATCGGTTTAAAACAAATGATTACCTCTACTGGAAAGGTAAAACCAAAGAGTAAATACTGTTCTCAATCTGAGTCTAGAGACAACACaagaaatacattaattaaaaaaaaaaggatgcaaTTACaacagagatttttatttttaatcgtCAACATGACGAGAGCCAACAGCCTCTGAGATAGCTTTATGCAGTCATGTTCCCATGTCCTTGAACGTGACCCGTGATACTGTCAATCTTtcggctgtttgtttttctagcTGAATACACAAATGTCGGGGAGTACACTGCTGCACTAGATGGCTATCAAATTTTAAAACCAGATTTAATGTCTAAACACATTAGCTAACATCCCCAGTGTCCGTTAATATGCACAGGCTAGGCAGTTTCCAGGAGGAAATATAATAAGCCCTCTCTTGGCTTAGTGACAGGTCTCCTGACGACGTCGGGCCTACTCTGGAGGAATGGGCGTAAGAACAGCCTGTGCACTCAGTGGTGAGACAGCGTATGTGGTCTCCAAATAATGAAttacaaatgtttaaagttCTATCAAAGTCCCCACTGAGGTTCTGCCTGCACTTTCGCTCAGATGGAGCAGCTCCTCTTTTCCATCTTCCTGCTTAATTCTACAAGAACTGCAACCCTTGTCCCGACCTCTGTTCTCAGGCTCACCCCTTGATTAAAAGCCAATAGTTGCAAGCCTTACCTTTAATTTGGGGGTCACGCTACTCTGTGAACATCTCTCCACTCCTgggtctgagaaaaaaaaaaacacaataggaGAAGATGAAACAATGAAGCAAAAAGACAAGGACACAATTGTTTTGTTGAGGAAGGAAATGTGGCGTTTAGGACAGCAGCTGAGGTGCCTCATGCAGATGGACAGTAATTTTAAATTGGCTGTCACATGGTAAATGTATGCTTGCAACAGTCTGATGATCCACTGAGTGCATCTCAAGATGGAACAGACAGAGCGCTGATCCAATGGAGGGCTGACTCCGTGCGAATGGAAGAGACTCAAAAGACGTGCTGACTATGCATGAGTAATTGTCCAGCCACAAAAAGGGGTCTAGTCCAGGGCCAAGAATCAGTACTTCCCTTAAATACCCACACTTCTATAGCCTTATTTTACAAGACTCTTACTTTTTATGTCTGCAGCATGGAGACactaaagctttaaaatatgaTCAAGAGATTAAAAGTTTGATGGACAAATATGTGTGTACGTGGTGCTTGGCATTCCTATGTTATCTTGCCAAGTTGTCTTACTGCCAAGAAACTAAAATAGAAGCTCTTCAAAGtgcaaaacatttattcaaacatacattcagttattgttattgtttcttaTGTGAATAATATTTGGTGAACCACAGCGAGCCTGGTGACTGTTGTGGTTGGACTGACAGTATGATGGTTGGGAAAGACAGGGGGTTCACTCAGCTGAGGCTTTCAGGACAGTAAAAGCGCTTCACTCGATCAAACTGGATTTATCCAGGGAGAACTGGTATGTTTAAAGGGCAATGCCGCCTGAATTaagaattacaataaattatttCCATAGCCGagaaaagttcaatcaatatttgtgatcatgagctactctctctcaaagccagaaagcAGAGAAGTAAGTTTCAGACTTGTGATGGcatcaagtataaagtctgaagctgctccggttttcttttttatgcccAAGTAAgcttttttgcttgtttgtaaTCATGTGACTATTAGATGCACAAATGTCGGATGAAGGGCAGGAGGTGATAAATCACCACCCTGCTATAATTGGAAATGAACCTGCAGATTGTGGGTATCGTCAGAGGATTGAAACTCATGTTGGATGCAATCAACAAACCAAGTGATTTTTCCCACGACTTGACAAATTTGCCCAGCGTGGTAATGCTTGTTGTTGAGTGAGTGCATTGGGGTATAACTGTTGTATATTTCAACTCTATGTATGGATGCACTGCCGTCAGGTTAACATTACTAGCTAATGCTGGCTAACTTTAGCTACTATTTTCTACCTTCTACCGTAATTGTATCAAACTTAAGTCACAAAATGCTAACACTTGATATTACTTTACTACACCCCTCCAGACTGAAAACAGAGGTTCAGACCTGCCGCTCTTTCTCATTGAGGTGTTTCTTATTACTTCTCCCTTCGCCCTTGTTCTTGCCTAATTTGGTCGATAAACAGTGCAAATGATAAGTATTTGTGCACTGCTGGTAGTCTTTGCCCTCCATCTGGACATCTATAACATCTTTCCCCATTTATGGTCTATGGAATGGTCTTTTTGCTTGATTATATCATACATTTGAATTTTGGCACTAAAGTTTTTGAACTTGAGAGAAAGTTGTTCatgttaatcattttttttggaatgaCTAAGACAATAGGAATAACAAGAATACATTTTGACAATAAGCCTAGTTCCCTTTACCCTGAACTTGAGCAGATTGGACTGGGTTAAATCTTGGAAGTGGACATACTTCTGTGAGTGTggcctcctctctgctgctgctgggcttCCCGTTCTCTCTGTATCTGCTCTCTGATGATCCTCTGTTCCTCCTCAAGCTGCCTGGACCCCTCTTCCCTCAAACGGGCTATCTGGTAGAAACAGACACATACAATACAGTAATGTGCACAACAGACATGCTGGTTTTGAGTGACAGCAAATTATGCATCTGTGCATCTTACTGAGCACTGATGTCATTAATAGCTTTCTCGGCACTCTTTCtgatattctgtgttttcaggaGAGTGTGCAGACCaccttatttttttcagttaaaattaTAACCCCTTGAGATGAGACAGAAATGGAACAGTGCCACCTGCTGGTTACCTCCTCCCCCCAAGGCCACAGACATTTACATGCATTAAACACATTGAGCACATGCCGTGACTCACCTTGGAAGCACACacaccatttttatttatcattggCTTCCTGAACAAAGTGCATCAAGTCATGCAATATCACCTAATAGGTTTACTGATAATTATGATATGGCAGTGAAAAAAAGGCTGCTCTCAGATAGAGCCTTTGTTCCTGACCCAAGTTTTTGGAAGATTTCAACCCAATTAGACGGgaatatttgacaaaaaacagagtAGAAGCACCTGGGTGTGCCTCAGAGTTTCCTGGATGCACTGGGATACCTTTTTCCCAGTACACTGCTGAGGCCTGTAGCACagtgaaatttttatttttatttttttaacatcttctCTGGTCAATGTTTGGTGCAGTGTCATCTCTCATATGGTTTCTATAAATTATCGTACCTCTTCTTCAAGTGTTCTAGTGATTTGCACCTCCTCCTGGCTCTGAGCTTCGGCTTGTTGCTCTCTGGTCTCCAAGTCtgtaaaagtaacaaaaacacacacacaatcgaTATGTCCTTCATATACTCAAAGCGAATCTCTTTTCAACAAGAAAACAGACGTGTGCtatataaatagattttttaacaGCTGCTCTTGTTTAATTCTATACTAGACAATTCATcactttaaaaactaattttagctGATGTTGTATAAATTCTGGATTACTgtatacaacaaaaaatgattttgatatAACCCTTTACAATaccaatacaaacaaaacctaaaaataaaaatcaataaaccagGAGCCTTGAGATGCTGTATGATTTTAGATAAACTCACCAAGCttaattttctttctcctgTCATCTAGCTTCCGGTTTCTTTCTTCTGCTTGCTTCTTGGCAGCGCAAATCTTGTCATAGGCAGCCTGAAAACAATATCAAACACCAGGATGATGACTCATGAGTGTGTGCAAGAGTGTGTATCTGCACGTATGACAGGCTGAGAGGCATCAGTGGATTTACCTTGGCAGCAGCATCAGTTAGCACCTCAAGAGCCTGGGACAGCTGGTGGAAGAGCTCAGCTGAAAGAGAGGGACGAGAGAGAGGAAACTGTGAAATTGCTGTTACTGGGTGCCCAAATTGACCTTTGGCACCTAATTGACATTTTCCTTTATCTGAACATTTTGTAAACTTCCATTTTAGAGTAGAAGTGTAATTAATTTGCTGAGTGTCACCAGCTTTACTATCACTTACctgccaaaaaacattttttaagctaaaaattaaactgtcagtatgcattattatttttcaagtgTGACAATAATTGTGTAGATTTCAGATAATTTTACTTCTTTTACCAAATAAGACCTACTGGATAAATTTGCACCAATGTTTTCAGAGCTGCAAGGAGTTGCGGGGTGTGTGAGACCAGCTGGTTGGCATTGGcatacaaaagcacatgttgaCAGTGTTCATGTAATTATTCCCACTGTCGGCAAAGAAAATGCTAACACTGAACATTATTACAGAttatgatgatggtgatgatggtatGTAGTAGGGTtgggaaataaaatgaatacagcATAGTATCGCATCATCTACAGCAGGTGATtgaaactgcccagaacatcactggtagccatctacagagcatcataACATCAGTGCAATGAGGTGCACAGAGCCTTAAAGAtactgaaaaacagcagccaccccagctaCAGTCTGTTCTCCCAGCTGCCATCTGTAAAAAGACAAACGGTATCGGCTGCCATACCatcagactacagagcagcttcattccccaggctgtgagactcctcaactcctccttcaactccaaaaggatcaaggacaaattttaatttcattttttggactgtttaaaaaatgactgataaatCTACGTTGTACCTTGTATCCCAACATTTTTGtagcaatattgtatcaatacaaaGATGgcaattgtcttttttttagccCAAATAAATTATCAATATTGTAAACAAAAATTTAACCTTTAATAACCTACTAGAATAATATGGATAGCTTTTTTTCCAGTCTgatagatacattttgctgcaataaaaattgCTTAAATTCCGACCCATAGTATATAGCTCTTCGCTAGGCTTAGCTAATTTGAGGTGGCTAGCTGGGCTACAGTGCTTTGTGTTACTGTTTGGCAACAGGTGAGCTAGAGTTAGTTGTATGGGGGCAGTAACAGTAGTGTTTAACACTTCCTGAAACCCCAGATTTCTACTCTGAATTGCTCAATTATCCCAAATAGCATAGATCAGCATAAAATGAATACAGAAGAGATAGAAAAGAAGGTAATGTGACATAAAGGGAAACATGACATGTAGGAGGAGGCTTATGCCAAACGAGGCATTATGTGCTCAGCATGATATCTGAGACACCGGGCTGAAACCTACTGAGGCCTTTTATCTTTTATGCTTTAAAAAGGTGCCATAAGCCTCACGAAACCGGTTTCCTCCAGTGACACAGATGTGCATTCCCACACAAACTCTTGGCCTCTCCATCTATCTTCCATTAGAGCACCTCGAGGGGCCATGGCCACAATCACCACTACCACGCAAGACTCCACCTCCCCAGttgtcatcacacacacacacacacacacacacacacacacacacacacacacacacacacagagggagtaCAGAGGGAGACCACAATCCCATTCTCCGTCATACAACCGCCACACTACTGCACTATACTAGCCAGGCTTAATCATTCACTGATGGGAGGCCTAACAGACCGATACTGTTACTCCCTGTGGGGACTGGCAGTGCACACTAACAGGAGGCTCTGGAGATCATGCTGCCAGCAGAGGCGCTCAGGTTACCTACACGCATATAATGGGCTGGAATGAAATCCAACTGGGAGAGACCTGCCATGCCCACTAGGCAGCTCAGAGTGTCACAACATGGGGGGTTGAGGAAAGTGAGGGAATAGTTTGGGGGGTTGTCTTCAGTCAGTGAGGAATCATGACCCCCAAGTCACCTCTTACATGCATACAACTTTCCCCTGAGGAGCAGCAAATCCCAAGACTTGCTCCGCTCTCGTGCGATAGAGACAGAGTCTGTCCATGTGCGGGTTCAAGTGTTGAGGCCCTCCAAACCACTTCTTTTCCATTTCTGGGAAACCGACCCCCTGCTTTTGTATTATCCCTCTCAACCCCCTGAAAACCCGACCAatttcccagttttttttttcctgacataaTCAGGAATTGTCTGAACCATCCAGCAACCACATAAACCTCACTTGAAAACATGCCTCATGACCAGTCTTTTGTCCAaggtgccttttttttcccccatttcgACAAAAAGCTACACTGAGATTTCCTGGTCTAATTGTTGACATGCTGGTTGGCGACAGGCCGCAAAAGGACTCAAGCCAAAGAGGGATGGAGTGTGGAAATgctggtggtgatggtggtgctgctggtgtttgGCTGGTCCTCTCTGGCTAAAAAGCTGGCGGGAGAGACAGGCGCTGGTTGGACTTCCTACAGAGTGATGTGGCTGGGCTGTCTGACAGGGTACAACTTGCTGAGAGCGCGActccagagattttttttttttttaactttttcgtTCTGGAGCTTGATGGCCACTCAGTCAAACGATTGCCTCTAAGTCTTCAGAAAACAATGCAGAAATTGCATAAAGAAAGCTGAATTGGGTTTAAAAGTCTTTATTCAGAACATGAgtatttgtataaaaatacCAACTGGTTTCGACACTTGGTCCTCATCAGGGTGCATGGAAGGAACGAGAACCAAGCAAATAATTTATAAACTTAGTTTAGTTTATCTGAAATGCAGAGAAGTATGTGTTAAGTGAATGCAGGTGGGTAACAGCAGTGGATCACACTGGGTGCCCACCATTAGCACACCAGCTTACGCCTGCAGCGCACCAAGTATATGGAGTCTGCACACCATTTGACAGATATCGTAGCCAACAGATACGCGGGATCCAAAGCTAAAATTGAGCATCAAGAACAGCGTATACATTACTACGACCATATGtccaatacaaatacaaaaaagccAAGAGAAATTGATAAAATAGCAAACTGCTGAATCCCATTCGggcttaaataaaatcatattgtaAACATTACTGTCCaatcatgcatttatttgtcaACCAGGAATGCTAACGTGGCTTTTGTCCTGTAGACCGACGttgcttgttttgtcagctAACAGTTATGTGGTTGCTGCCACTGTCTGACAGATTTCAATCCATCTAAACAGCTTTCCCAGCCCTCACTGTTACGTGTTGAGTGGCGCACCATCGCACATGAATGGACCATACCCAATGAGAGGTGACGCTAAACATCGCACGCCTCCACAAGTGATAATAGAATGATTTCGCACAGAAATGGGAAGTAACTTATTTCCTTCTCGACTTTCATATGACAAACAGCCCTCAAGCACACCGCTATCTTGTTTTCACAAATAATTAATCTTGTTCCAGTTCTACTAGGCATCTATGGGAGATGTGTGGCTCAGAATGGGGAGAACGTgagaagaaacaaacagataaacacgTTAGCTGGCTCACTCACCTGCTTTCGGGTTGTCTGGGTTCTTGTCTGGATGGCATGTCAAAGCTTTCTGCCGATAAGCTTTCTTGATCTaggagaaaaacagaagaacCCCTAGAGTTATGTAGAGTGGAAAATGTTGATTAGGACACAAAGAGAACGAATCATCCACTTAAGCACAGATTTTGGCCAAGTCAATTCTTACTCTCAGTACCAATTATCTTTATCCTGCCGTCCTTGGCCCAGAAAACCAAAGTCTGAATAAAAAAACGATGGTCCCATTGAAATAATGGCACAAATGGTAACAGGCTGACATGAAAGCACTGGGGGTGAAATGTGGtctgcatttaaataaaaatcggGGATTGTATTGTTTGGATCAAATCAACACCTGAGCTGATCCTCTGCTTCGTGTCCTTTTGACATGTTGTTAATGGAATCTAACCACCTCGGCACATACTCCGCAGCGAATTACCCGCACAAGAATTCCAAACTATTCTCAGGCCCGCTGCCAGTGTGCAAGATAAATGTGGCCTGAGTTGCAGCCTAGTATTAgtccatctttatttaaacataaaaaaaactgttacaataacatacacaaacagagtGCCATTGTCTATAACAAATCTGAGAAGGCCGCCATTAATATCTTAGGCAGGTAGCCAAAACTTTTGGGGGGTTCAGAGAAccaaagtggaaaaacaaaacaatactttGGAGTATTGTAATGTCATATGAGGTTTTAGTTATAGCTGATTTTTTAACTCTGGGTCATTGCTTGGAATGTTAACCATT harbors:
- the dnajc17 gene encoding dnaJ homolog subfamily C member 17 isoform X1, producing the protein MSGKAKDILQMDLYGLLGIESTATPKEIKKAYRQKALTCHPDKNPDNPKAAELFHQLSQALEVLTDAAAKAAYDKICAAKKQAEERNRKLDDRRKKIKLDLETREQQAEAQSQEEVQITRTLEEEIARLREEGSRQLEEEQRIIREQIQREREAQQQQRGGHTHRNPGVERCSQSSVTPKLKLKWKCKKDDGTNGGYSQDILFGLLQKYGDVLNVIVSGKKRGSAVVEFATVRAAELAVKNESGLSENPLKISWLEGQPEVKSPASQPGLFMSSQGSLSNERDYESVVMMRMRQAAERQRLIEQMQREDDEEAAGTRY
- the dnajc17 gene encoding dnaJ homolog subfamily C member 17 isoform X2, whose protein sequence is MSGKAKDILQMDLYGLLGIESTATPKEIKKAYRQKALTCHPDKNPDNPKAAELFHQLSQALEVLTDAAAKAAYDKICAAKKQAEERNRKLDDRRKKIKLDLETREQQAEAQSQEEVQITRTLEEEIARLREEGSRQLEEEQRIIREQIQREREAQQQQRGGHTHRNPGVERCSQSSVTPKLKLKWKCKKDDGTNGGYSQDILFGLLQKYGDVLNVIVSGKKRGSAVVEFATVRAAELAVKNESGLSENPLKISWLEGQPEVKSPASQPGLFMSSQGSLSNERDYESVVMMRMRQAAERQRLIEQMQREDDEEAAGTRM